A single genomic interval of Arachis duranensis cultivar V14167 chromosome 7, aradu.V14167.gnm2.J7QH, whole genome shotgun sequence harbors:
- the LOC107459361 gene encoding protein SICKLE, translating into MEDSEQRKKRLKEMRMQADQAEVSGGVEGSGIPGHLSNPLIETSSTSRSQDRSSAAPRFDFYTDPMNAFSSNRMNNPRMQSAPDYFPLANFARSPAVQDPGSTNLYMAASATQASPTPYRNPGWSEPRGHTHYNLPFRSANGSTYPNPRFEPPGGPSYFAGQGIIPHPSHSLNPSPGYRNSPTPNRGRGRGIWHNTQSHASGRCREQGLTSHGHWSNKDRASGPEDFYKRSMVEDPWKLLSPVIWRTTTISSYTPGSSKPRISNSVSDKREGPSGAAIKTGSEPSLAEYLAAAFNEAAGNAENV; encoded by the exons ATGGAGGATTCagagcaaagaaagaaaaggttGAAAGAAATGCGCATGCAGGCTGATCAAGCTGAAGTTTCTGGTGGTGTTGAAGGTTCTGGGATCCCAGGTCATCTCTCAAACCCCTTGATTGAAACTTCTTCGACTAGTCGCTCACAGGATAGATCATCCGCTGCACCAAGATTTGACTTTTATACAGATCCAATGAATGCATTCTCTTCTAACAGAATGAACAACCCCCGTATGCAGTCTGCACCAGATTATTTTCCTCTGGCCAATTTTGCCAGGTCTCCTGCAGTACAAGATCCAG GATCAACGAATCTGTATATGGCTGCCTCTGCCACTCAAGCATCACCAACACCCTATCGAAACCCAGGTTGGAGTGAACCAAGAGGCCATACTCATTATAACTTACCATTCCGTTCAGCAAATGGTAGTACTTATCCTAATCCTAGATTCGAACCACCAGGTGGTCCATCATATTTTGCTGGACAAGGCATAATTCCCCATCCGAGCCATAGTCTGAACCCTTCTCCAGGATACAGGAATAGTCCAACTCCCAATCGAGGGAGAGGCAGGGGCATTTGGCATAACACCCAAAGCCATGCTTCAGGACGTTGCAGGGAACAAGGACTAACTTCGCATGGTCACTGGTCCAACAAGGACAGAGCTTCCGGCCCAGAAGATTTTTATAAGAGGTCCATGGTTGAAGATCCATGGAAGCTTTTAAGCCCTGTAATATGGAGGACAACGACGATCTCTTCATATACACCAGGAAGTTCAAAACCTCGGATTTCGAACTCAGTAAGTGATAAAAGGGAAGGACCATCTGGCGCTGCTATCAAAACCGGGTCTGAGCCAAGTCTTGCTGAGTACTTGGCTGCTGCTTTCAATGAAGCTGCAGGAAATGCAGAAAATGTGTGA